The genome window CGCTGATCAACACCTGGCAACTGACCCTGCTTGACCTGGGCTGGATCAAGAGTGGCCTGTCGCTGCGGATCAACGCGACGTTCGCCATCGGCCTGTTGATTTTACTGACGGTGTTCGCCGTGCAGCATGGCGGTATCTTGCGCTCGGCACGCCTGACCCTGGTGCTTGGCGTGACCTCGCTGATTCCTCTGTTGCTGGTGGGTGTGGTGCCGTTGTTCACCGGGGATTCGGCCCAAGCCAACTTCCTGCCCCTGTACCCGCTGGCCCATGACGCGGCCGGGCAAGTGATCGACGGGCCTTGGGACATGTCCGGTTGGTCGTTGATGGCCGGCGGTCTGTTCATGGCCGCATGGTCCACTTACGGTTTCGAAACCGCAGTGTGCTATACCCGGGAATTCAAGGACCCCAAGCGTGACACCTTCAAGGCCATTTTTTACGCCGGCCTGCTGTGCATTCTGGTGTTCACCCTGGTGCCCCTGGCGTTTCAAGGCAGTCTGGGACTCGGGCAACTGGTGACCCCGGCGGTGCTCGATGCCAGCGGCGCGGTGGTTACACCGGCGGTCTACAGCGGACTGTTGTCGCCGGCGATCTACAGCGGCATGGGCGTCGGCCAGGTCATGGCGGACAGCATCGGCGGCGGCAAGCTGGTGGCCAACATCGTACTGATCATGCTGGTCCTGGCCACGCTGCTGGCGATCATGACCTCGATGTCCGGGTCCTCGCGCACCCTGTATCAGGCGTCGGTGGATGGCTGGCTGCCGAAGTACCTGGGCCGTACCAATGAACATGGCGCGCCCACCGCCGCGATGTGGACCGATCTGTCGTTCAACCTGCTGCTGTTGTTGATGTCCGACTATGTCTTCGTGCTCGCCGCGTCCAACGTCAGCTACATCATCTTCAACTTCCTCAACCTCAATGCCGGCTGGATCCATCGCCTGGACCGTCCCGACTGGATCCGCCCGTACAAGGCCCCTACCGTGCTGTTGGTCGCGGGCGGCGTACTGAGCTTCGTCAACCTGGCATGCATGGGACTGGGCGCCGATATCTGGGGCGCGGGAACCCTGATGACCGGCCTGCTGCTGGCGCTGTTGATCCTGCCGGTGTTCTGCTACCGCCACTATGTGCAGGACAAGGGACGCTTCCCCGAGACGATGCTCAGCGACCTGTACATTCAGACCGATGCCGGTCAAAAACGCGCCGGCTGGTTGCCTTATGCCACGCTGATCGCGGGTGTACTGGTGGTGTACGGCTGCCATCAACTGGTAGCCTGAGCGCCCTTGCCAGCAGGTCTCTGATGGATCATCGGGGCGCAACGACGCCTCGATGATCACTTCGCGCCCCTATCAATCAAACGACGGTGACTCTTTTGACCAGCACCATCCCTGCATTTGCCCGCGTTATCGACGGCAAAGCCATCTCTGCCCAGGTTCTTGACGAAGTTCGAGAAGAGGTTCTGCTCCTGGCCGCACAGCAGATTTACCCCGCCCTGGCCGTGCTGCTCGTCGGTGAAGACCCGGCCAGCGAGGTCTATGTGCGCAATAAATTACTGCGGGCCAAGGACGTCGGAATCCGCTCCCTTGAATACCGTCTGCCGGAAACCGCCAGCCAGGTGCAAATACTGGAACTGATTGCGCAGCTCAATGCCGATGCCACGGTGAACGGCATCCTGGTGCAGTTGCCATTGCCGGTCCATGTCGACGAAGGCGCGGTGATCCATGCCATTGATCCGATCAAGGACGTGGACGGTTTTCATCGCGAAAACGTCGGCGGCCTGGTGCAAGGCATCGACGTCCTGACACCCTGCACGCCCAGCGGCTGCATGCGCCTGCTACACGAAACCTGCGGTGACTTGAGCGGCTTGCACGCGGTGGTCATCGGTCGCTCGAACATCGTCGGCAAACCCATGGCGACCTTGCTGCTGCAGGCTCACTGTTCGGTCAGTGTGGTGCACTCACGCAGCGTCGATGCCCCGGCGTTGTGTCGACTGGCCGATATCGTCGTCGCGGCAGTGGGCCGTCCTGGGCTGATCGATGCCAGTTGGCTCAAGCCTGGAGCGGTGGTGATCGATGTCGGAATCAATCGTGTTACTGACGAATCCGGCAGCCATCTGGTGGGCGATGTCGACTACGCCAGTGCGCGCACCGTCGCCCGTGCGATCACGCCGGTTCCGGGAGGTGTGGGGCCCATGACCATTGCTTATCTGCTGAAGAACACCCTGATCGCCAGTCAATTGCAGCGTGCGGCCCAGGCCCGTGAGCAGAAATCCGCCAGCCATCTGGCTGAGATTTGAGCACCACGAAAACGGCCCACTCGAAGGTGGGCCGTGTCGTTGAACAGTAACGATCAGTGGTTGTAGGCACGCTCATTGTGCTCGGCCAGGTCCAGCCCCATCTCCTCCACCGACTCATCGGCGCGCAAGCCGATCACCGCGTTGATGACCTTGAGAATGATCCAACTGATGGCGAAGCAGTACACCGTCGTCAGCAACACGCCCTTGATCTGCGCCACGACCTGAGCGCCCATGCTCACGCCTTCCACCAACCCGCCCAGGGACGGCACGCAGAACACGCCGGTCAACACCGCGCCAATCATTCCGCCAATGCCGTGCAAGCCGAACACGTCGAGGCTGTCGTCATAGCCGAAGCGGCGCTTCAGCACCGTGACGCTCAAGTAGCAGAACACCCCGCACAGCAGACCGATGGCCAACGCGCCGCCGACGCCCACATACGCACACGCCGGAGTAATGCCGACCAAACCGGCCAAGGCACCGCTGGCCAGGCCCAAAGCACTCGGCTTGCCGACCTTGAACCACTCGGTGAACATCCAGCCGAGAACCCCGGCGCAGGCACCCAGTTGCGTATTGAGCATGACAATGCCCGAAGTGCCATTGAGACCGCCACCGGAACCGATATTGAAGCCGAACCAGCCCACCCAGAGCATCGCCGCGCCGGCCATGGTCAGGCTCAGGTTGTGGGCTGGCATCGGCGTGTTCTGATAGCCCTTGCGCTTGCCGAGAATCAGGCACGCCGCCAATGCAGCGACGCCGGCATTGATATGCACCGCAGTGCCACCGGCAAAATCGAGAACGCCCCAGTTATGCATCAAAGCGCCCGCACCACCCCAAACCATATGCGCCACTGGGGCATACACCAGGGTGAACCACAACGCCATGAACCACAGCGCTGCCGAGAACTTCATGCGCTCGGCGAATGCACCGGCAATCAGCGCCGGGGTGATGATCGCGAAGGTCATCTGGAAGGTCACGAACACGCCTTCCGGGATGTCGCCGACCAGGCTTTCCGGGGTCATGCCCGCCAGAAACGCCCGGTTCAAACCACCGACGAAACTGTTGAACGTCACCTGCCCCTCAATCATGCCGGTGCTGTCGACCACCATGCTGTAGCCATAGATCACCCACAGCACGCCGACCAGGCCGGCGATGCCGAAGCACTGGGTAAACAGCGAGAGCATGTTTTTCGCCCGCACCAGACCGCCGTAAAACAAGGCGAGACCCGGTAGACACATAAACAGCACCAGCACCGCGGCAGTAACCATCCAGGCGGTGCTGCCGGTGTTCAAGGTGGGGACGTCGGCTGCCTGGGCGAGCGGCGCGAGCGCGCTGGCCGCCAATAAGCCAAGAAGGGATTTGCCGAGAAGACGATTGACCATGTTCAAAGCTCCTGCGAAGAAAGGTGGGTGTCGGGCAGCGAGCAATAAAGAATGAGATACGGGCCTTTTCGGCCTCTCGAATATAAATGCCATGAACAGGACTTGTGGGAGCGAGCCTGCTCGCGATAGCGGTGGGTCAACTTGCATCGGTTTTGGCTGTGCCACCTTCATCGTGAGCAAGCTCGCCCCCACAATTTTTCGGGGCGTTCACTTACATTGCGCACGCCACAAATCCCTTGTGGGAGCGAGCTTGCTCGCGATAGCGGTGAGTCAACTTGCATCGGTTTTGACTGTGCCACCTTCATCGCGAGCAAGCTCGCTCCCACAATTTTTCGGGGCGTTCACTTACATTGCGCACGCCACAAATCCCTTGTGGGAGCGAGCTTGCTCGCGATAGCGGTGGGTCAGCTTGCGTCGGTTTTGACTGTGCCACCGTCATCGCGAGCAAGCTCGCCCCCACCGTTTTTTGTCAGTAACCGGTACCGGAACCCGGAACCCAGTTGGTCCCCGCCAGCGGCACCCGGGCCATGGCGGCCGACTCCACCGTCAGGGCTACCAAATCCTCGGGATCGAGGTTGTGCAGGTGCGATTTGCCGCAAGCCCGGGCCATCGTCTGCGCTTCCAGCACCAGGACGCGCAGGTAGTTGGCCAAGCGGCGGCCCCCCTCCACCGGATCCAGTCGCTTGGACAGTTCCGGATCCTGGGTGGTGATACCGGCCGGGTCGCGGCCGTTCTGCCAGTCATCGTAGAAACCGGCGGCCGAGCCGATTTTCTTCAGTTCCTCGTCCAGGCGTGGATGGTTATCGCCCAAGGCGATCAGCGCCGCGGTGCCGATTGCTACTGCATCCGCCCCCAGCGCCATCGCCTTGGCGACGTCGGCACCGTTGCGAATCCCTCCGGAAACGATCAACTGAACCTTGCGGTGCATGCCCATCTCCTGCAAAGCCTGTACCGCCTGAGGAATGGCCGACAGAATCGGAATCCCCACGTGTTCGATAAAGACTTCCTGTGTCGCCGCCGTCCCGCCTTGCATGCCATCGAGCACAATCACATCCGCCCCGGCCTTCACGGCCAACTTGACGTCGTAATACGGTCGGCTGGCGCCGATTTTCACGTAGATCGGTTTTTCCCAGTCAGTAATTTCCCGCAGTTCGGCAATCTTGATCGCCAGGTCATCCGGGCCGGTCCAGTCCGGGTGACGGCAGGCGCTACGCTGGTCGACACCGATCGGCAAGGTGCGCATGCCGGCCACACGCTCGGTGACCTTCATGCCCAGCAACATACCGCCGCCACCGGGTTTGGCGCCCTGCCCCAGGACGATTTCAATGGCGTCAGCCTTGCGCAGGTCGTCCGGGTTCATGCCGTAGCGCGACGGCAAGTACTGATAGACCAAATGCTGCGACTGGCCGCGCTCCTCCGGGGTCATGCCGCCGTCACCGGTGGTGGTGCTCGTGCCCGCGATGGTCGCGCCACGGCCGAGGGCTTCCTTGGCATTGGCCGACAACGCACCGAAGCTCATGCCGGCGATGGTCACCGGAATCTTCAGGTGGATCGGCTTCTTGGCAAAGCGGTTGCCGAGGATCACATCGGTGCCGCATTTCTCCCGATAGCCTTCCAGCGGGTAACGCGAAACGCTGGCACCGAGCAGCAACAAATCATCGAAGTGCGGCAGTTTGCGCTTGGTACCGCCGCCGCGAATATCGTAGATGCCAGTCTCGGCGGCACGTTGGATTTCCTGAATGGTCAGGCGGTCGAAGGTCGCGGACTCACGCAACACTGGAGTGGCTGCTTTTTGGTTAATCGGGTCGCTCATATCTGTTCTCCTCGCGCGGATCAGTACGCGGACGCGTTATCGACTTTGAAGTTGTACAACTGACGGGCCGAACCGTAACGCTTGAAGTCAGCCGCCTTATGCTCGAAACCGGCGCGATTGAGCAGTCCTTGCAGCTCTTCCAGGTGCTCGGCACGCATCTCTTTCTCGATGCAGTCCGAGCCGAGGGACTCGACGGTTCCTTTGACGTAAATGTGGGTTTCGTACAACGAATCGCCCAGCGCATCGCCGGCATCACCGCAGACCACCAGGCGACCAGCCTGGCCCATGAAACAGCTCATGTGGCCGATGCTGCCGCCAACGACGATGTCGATGCCTTTCATGGAAATACCGCAGCGTGCCCCTGCGTCGCCTTCAATCACCAGCAAACCACCATGTGCCGTGGCACCGGCCGCCTGGGAGGCGCTGCCTTTGACCCGGACGTAGCCGGACATCATGTTCTCGGCGCAACCGACACCAACGTTGCCGTGGACGGTGATCGAGGCCTTTTGATTCATGCCGGCGCAGTAGTAACCGGCGTGGCCCTGGATATCGATGGAGACGGCTTCGTTCACCCCGACCGCGAGGTTGTGCTTGCCGTTGGAATGAGTCACCAGCCACTCGTGATCGGTCACGTTATTGACCTGGTCATGCAGCGCCTGATTGAGGTCACGCACGGTGGCAGTGGAAAGATCGATAGTTTTCATATGTGCGCTCCTTAAGCTGACTCGCGTTCCCAGATGTACATAGTGGCCGGTGCCGGCTCCCAGACCCTGGCGTGTTCAATGCCCGGCAGGCTCGACAGTGCCTGATACTCGGAGGCCATGGCCACGTAGTCGTCGGTCTCGGCGAGGATCGCCGGCTTGCAAGCAATCGGGTCGCGGATCACGGCAAAACCGTTGCGGGTGCCGATGGCGAAGGTGAAAAAACCGTCCAGATCCACCAGCGAATGGTCCAGCGCTTCTTTCAATGAGTCGCCCTGCTGCAGGCGCCAGGTCAGGTAGCCAGCGGCCACTTCGGTGTCGTTGTCGGTCTCGAAGTGAATGCCTTCGCGCTTGAGTTCCTGACGCAGGCGGAAGTGGTTGGACAGCGAGCCGTTGTGCACCAGGCACAGGTCGGCGCCGGTGGAAAACGGGTGGCTGCCCTCCATGGTCACCGCGCTTTCGGTGGCCATCCGCGTGTGACCGATGATGTGGCTGCCTTGCATGCCGGCCAGGCCGAAACGCTGGGAAATTTCCTCGGGCAAGCCCATGCCCTTGAGGATTTCGATGCTCTGGCCGGCACTCATGATGCGCACGCTCGGGGCCAGTTCGGTGAGGACAAGGCGCACCGGCGCCTCTGCGGCATGGATCTTGAGTACAGCGGCGCTGGCGTTCTGGAACCAGTCCAGCGAACAGCCGAGGCGCCCTTCCAATTCGCCCATCAAGGCTTTCCAGTCGAAGCCTTCGGTGGTCGCCTGCAAGGTCAGCTTGACCCAGCCGTCCGCCACTTCATCGCCGTAAATGGCGAAGCCGGCACTGTCCGGGCCACGATCGGTCATAGCCTGCAACATCGGTTCGAAGAGCTTGCCGAGCTGGGATTCCAGCTGCGGATTTTTCAGGTAAAGACCTACGATTCCACACATATCAAGTCTCCTTCGGAGGCAGTGAACGCCCGACGCCGTGCCGGGTGCCCGAATGGTTGTCAAAGCACACAGTCAGAAAAATTCGGTGTAGCGCTGGATCTCCCAGTCGGAGACGTGGCGGCTGTATTCCACCCACTCCATACGCTTGAGCTTGATGAACTCGTCTACGATCTGCGGACCGAGCATCTCGGCGAACAGCGGGTCGGCTTCGAGCGCGTCGCAGGCTTCCTTGAGCGATTGCGGCAGGGTCTTGATGCCCCGCGCGGCGATCTGCTCCAGGCTCAGGCTGTAGAGGTTTTCATTGCAGACGTGGTCGATTTCCAGCTGACGGTCGATGCCGTCCAGGCCGGCGGCGATGATCGCGGCGCTGACCAGATAGGGATTGCACCCTGCGTCCGGCAGACGGAATTCGAGGCGGCCGTAAGGTACCCGCACCATGGCCGAACGGTTATTGGCGCCGAAAGCGATAAAGGCCGGCGCCCAGGTCGCGCCGGACAAGGAATTGCCCACCACCAGACGCTTGTAGGAGTTGACCGTCGGCGCGGCAAAGGCGCACAGCGCCGGACCATGGGCCAGCAGCCCAGCGGCGAAGTGATAGGCCAGCTTCGACAGGCCCATGCCGCTCGGATCGCTGGCGTCATGGAACAGGTTCTTGTTGTCGGCGCTGCTTATCGAGAGGTGAAAGTGCATGCCGTTGCCGGCGCGTTTCGGGTCGGGCTTGGGCATGAAGGAACAGATCATCCCCAGGTCATTGGCGATCTCACCGGCAGCCATGCGGAAGAAGGTGAAACGATCCGCCGAGGTCATGGCGTCGCTGTAGGTGTAGTTGATCTCGAACTGGCCGTTGGCGTCCTCGTGGTCGATTTGATAGACCTCGAAATCCACCGCCTGCAAGGCCTCGGTCAGGCGCTCGAGAAACACCCGGGAACGCGACAAGCCTTTATAGTCGTAGCAAGGCTTGTCCAGGTTGTCGCTGGGGTCGACCAGTTGCAGCTTGCCACTCTCATCGCGGCGCATCAGGTTGAACTCCGGTTCCAGACCGGTGTTGAGGGTCCAACCCTTTTCCGCCAGGCGTTGTACTTGTTGCCCCAGCACATAACGGCTGTCATACGGATGCGGCTTACCGTCGACGTGGCCAACGCACACCACCCGCCCGTAACCCGGCTGCCAGGGCACCGGGGTCAGGGTGGACAAGTCGCCGCGAGCCATGAAGTCAGGGCCGTGGGGTTCCATGCCCATGCCGCTGATCGCAAACCCGGCAAAACCTGCTCCCTCTTCAGCCACGGTCTTGAGCCCACAGATCGGCACCGACTTGGTCTTGGCCGCACCGTGAATATCCACAAATTGCGCAAGTACGTATTTGATCCCGTGCTTGTCGATGATGCGCTGGGTTTCTGCTGGCAACATTGCTCGTCACTCCTCGCGAAAGGCAAAACATCTTGAATGGGCCTTGACCGTCTTTTTATTCCTAAAAAGAAAGTTATTTTCCCAATAGGAATGCAAAGCCCTTGCCAGATTCGCGAGTGAACGCAGAAACGCCGTGACAGGCGCTTTTGTGCTGTATATATGGGAATATTCTTTTCCCTGTGAGAATACTGCCCACAGGCCAGGCGCCAAGCAGTGCCATTTGCACTTTCTCAGTGCGAAACTAATATTACTGAACGGAAAGTGTGCAGGACCTGATGACTATGTCGACCGAAACCGCCCCGCGCCTCAAGCTTGAGCAATACCTGGGATTGCAGATCAAGCGCCAGCGCCAGGCTCAGGATCTGAAATTATCTGACGTGGCCAAGATTGCCGATATCAGCCAGGGCATGCTGAGCAAGATCGAAAATGCCCAGGTGTCCACCAGCCTCGACACCTTGAGCCGTCTGTGCGACGTGCTCGGCCTGCCACTGTCGAAGCTGTTCAGCGAATACGACCAGCAAGACGGTAGTGCGTTGCTGGTCAAGGCTGATCAGGGAATGGAAGTGGTTCGACGAGGCACCGAGAAGGGTCATACCTATCATCTGCTCAATCACACTCGTGGGCCGAAGAAAAGTTTTGAGGCCTACATGGTCAGCATGGATGATGCGAGTGAAGAGTTTCCGACCTTCTCCCACCCCGGCACCGAATTCCTCCACTTGCTGGAAGGTGAGCTGATCTATCGCCACGGCAATCAGCTTTACCGAATGGAAGCTGGCGACAGCCTGACGTTCGAAGGCGAAATCCCCCACGGCCCCGAGCAACTGGTGCAGGTGCCGATCCGCCTGTTGTCGATCATGAATTACGGCAACGACAAAGAATAACGCCCCCTTCCCTTGCGTTGCCCTGTCTTGAGGCCGACCCAGCGTCGGCCTCACGAATTTTCCTGCCAGTTAAAAAACTTTCTTGAAAGCTCTGGACGCGGCGCGACCATTCCCCTATAAAGCCACAACCAGGAATAATTTATTCCCAACAAGAAAATACGCTCATGGATGAGCCTGCTGTCCGTCGATGATTTTTTTCGCTATGCGATGAGCTGCCGCCATCATCCCGAGGACGTGTCATGCAACACGAAAAAAACCATTTCATCATCAAGATCACCTGTCCCGCGGTGTCCGGCATCGTCGCTGCCGTCACCACCTACCTGGCGGACAACGGTTGCTACATCGGGGAGATGGCGCAATTCGATGACGATTTCAGCGGCCGTTTTTTCATGCGTGCGGTGTTCC of Pseudomonas fluorescens contains these proteins:
- a CDS encoding APC family permease, whose translation is MEATTFEAVPQAASSVGSLHRKIDWRGAFWVASGVPALVLFSIGAIAATVGKPAWIVWIVSILFGFIQAFTYAEIAGLFPHKSGGASVYGAVAWVRYSKLIAPVSVWCNWLAWSPVLSIGSGLAAGYILTALFPADALINTWQLTLLDLGWIKSGLSLRINATFAIGLLILLTVFAVQHGGILRSARLTLVLGVTSLIPLLLVGVVPLFTGDSAQANFLPLYPLAHDAAGQVIDGPWDMSGWSLMAGGLFMAAWSTYGFETAVCYTREFKDPKRDTFKAIFYAGLLCILVFTLVPLAFQGSLGLGQLVTPAVLDASGAVVTPAVYSGLLSPAIYSGMGVGQVMADSIGGGKLVANIVLIMLVLATLLAIMTSMSGSSRTLYQASVDGWLPKYLGRTNEHGAPTAAMWTDLSFNLLLLLMSDYVFVLAASNVSYIIFNFLNLNAGWIHRLDRPDWIRPYKAPTVLLVAGGVLSFVNLACMGLGADIWGAGTLMTGLLLALLILPVFCYRHYVQDKGRFPETMLSDLYIQTDAGQKRAGWLPYATLIAGVLVVYGCHQLVA
- a CDS encoding bifunctional 5,10-methylenetetrahydrofolate dehydrogenase/5,10-methenyltetrahydrofolate cyclohydrolase — encoded protein: MTLLTSTIPAFARVIDGKAISAQVLDEVREEVLLLAAQQIYPALAVLLVGEDPASEVYVRNKLLRAKDVGIRSLEYRLPETASQVQILELIAQLNADATVNGILVQLPLPVHVDEGAVIHAIDPIKDVDGFHRENVGGLVQGIDVLTPCTPSGCMRLLHETCGDLSGLHAVVIGRSNIVGKPMATLLLQAHCSVSVVHSRSVDAPALCRLADIVVAAVGRPGLIDASWLKPGAVVIDVGINRVTDESGSHLVGDVDYASARTVARAITPVPGGVGPMTIAYLLKNTLIASQLQRAAQAREQKSASHLAEI
- a CDS encoding ammonium transporter is translated as MVNRLLGKSLLGLLAASALAPLAQAADVPTLNTGSTAWMVTAAVLVLFMCLPGLALFYGGLVRAKNMLSLFTQCFGIAGLVGVLWVIYGYSMVVDSTGMIEGQVTFNSFVGGLNRAFLAGMTPESLVGDIPEGVFVTFQMTFAIITPALIAGAFAERMKFSAALWFMALWFTLVYAPVAHMVWGGAGALMHNWGVLDFAGGTAVHINAGVAALAACLILGKRKGYQNTPMPAHNLSLTMAGAAMLWVGWFGFNIGSGGGLNGTSGIVMLNTQLGACAGVLGWMFTEWFKVGKPSALGLASGALAGLVGITPACAYVGVGGALAIGLLCGVFCYLSVTVLKRRFGYDDSLDVFGLHGIGGMIGAVLTGVFCVPSLGGLVEGVSMGAQVVAQIKGVLLTTVYCFAISWIILKVINAVIGLRADESVEEMGLDLAEHNERAYNH
- a CDS encoding FMN-binding glutamate synthase family protein, which encodes MSDPINQKAATPVLRESATFDRLTIQEIQRAAETGIYDIRGGGTKRKLPHFDDLLLLGASVSRYPLEGYREKCGTDVILGNRFAKKPIHLKIPVTIAGMSFGALSANAKEALGRGATIAGTSTTTGDGGMTPEERGQSQHLVYQYLPSRYGMNPDDLRKADAIEIVLGQGAKPGGGGMLLGMKVTERVAGMRTLPIGVDQRSACRHPDWTGPDDLAIKIAELREITDWEKPIYVKIGASRPYYDVKLAVKAGADVIVLDGMQGGTAATQEVFIEHVGIPILSAIPQAVQALQEMGMHRKVQLIVSGGIRNGADVAKAMALGADAVAIGTAALIALGDNHPRLDEELKKIGSAAGFYDDWQNGRDPAGITTQDPELSKRLDPVEGGRRLANYLRVLVLEAQTMARACGKSHLHNLDPEDLVALTVESAAMARVPLAGTNWVPGSGTGY
- a CDS encoding protein glxC, which produces MKTIDLSTATVRDLNQALHDQVNNVTDHEWLVTHSNGKHNLAVGVNEAVSIDIQGHAGYYCAGMNQKASITVHGNVGVGCAENMMSGYVRVKGSASQAAGATAHGGLLVIEGDAGARCGISMKGIDIVVGGSIGHMSCFMGQAGRLVVCGDAGDALGDSLYETHIYVKGTVESLGSDCIEKEMRAEHLEELQGLLNRAGFEHKAADFKRYGSARQLYNFKVDNASAY
- a CDS encoding class II glutamine amidotransferase, encoding MCGIVGLYLKNPQLESQLGKLFEPMLQAMTDRGPDSAGFAIYGDEVADGWVKLTLQATTEGFDWKALMGELEGRLGCSLDWFQNASAAVLKIHAAEAPVRLVLTELAPSVRIMSAGQSIEILKGMGLPEEISQRFGLAGMQGSHIIGHTRMATESAVTMEGSHPFSTGADLCLVHNGSLSNHFRLRQELKREGIHFETDNDTEVAAGYLTWRLQQGDSLKEALDHSLVDLDGFFTFAIGTRNGFAVIRDPIACKPAILAETDDYVAMASEYQALSSLPGIEHARVWEPAPATMYIWERESA
- the glnT gene encoding type III glutamate--ammonia ligase is translated as MLPAETQRIIDKHGIKYVLAQFVDIHGAAKTKSVPICGLKTVAEEGAGFAGFAISGMGMEPHGPDFMARGDLSTLTPVPWQPGYGRVVCVGHVDGKPHPYDSRYVLGQQVQRLAEKGWTLNTGLEPEFNLMRRDESGKLQLVDPSDNLDKPCYDYKGLSRSRVFLERLTEALQAVDFEVYQIDHEDANGQFEINYTYSDAMTSADRFTFFRMAAGEIANDLGMICSFMPKPDPKRAGNGMHFHLSISSADNKNLFHDASDPSGMGLSKLAYHFAAGLLAHGPALCAFAAPTVNSYKRLVVGNSLSGATWAPAFIAFGANNRSAMVRVPYGRLEFRLPDAGCNPYLVSAAIIAAGLDGIDRQLEIDHVCNENLYSLSLEQIAARGIKTLPQSLKEACDALEADPLFAEMLGPQIVDEFIKLKRMEWVEYSRHVSDWEIQRYTEFF
- a CDS encoding helix-turn-helix domain-containing protein, whose product is MSTETAPRLKLEQYLGLQIKRQRQAQDLKLSDVAKIADISQGMLSKIENAQVSTSLDTLSRLCDVLGLPLSKLFSEYDQQDGSALLVKADQGMEVVRRGTEKGHTYHLLNHTRGPKKSFEAYMVSMDDASEEFPTFSHPGTEFLHLLEGELIYRHGNQLYRMEAGDSLTFEGEIPHGPEQLVQVPIRLLSIMNYGNDKE